The region GCCGTGGTTTCCGGCGACGACGATCTGCTGCTGCAAAGGGTTTGGAGAAGCACGGGCTGGCGCATCCGGTACATGACCGACGCGGATGGAAAAGTGAATACACGCCCCACCGAAACGATAACGGGCGTTTTCGAGCAGCGCAAGCGCTGGGGATCAAAGACCGTGCATTACAATCGGATGCAGGTCGGACTGCTCTCGTCGGTATTCGTTTTTTATCTGGCAATTGCACTATTGTTCTTCGCAGGATTTTTCAAACCGGCATTTTTCGCGCCGTTCATCGCAATGTTTCTTGTAAAGGTTTTCGGCGAGGCAATGCTCCTGGTCCCCGGGACGCGCATGTTCGGCGAAATGGGCCTGAGGAAATATATTGTCCCGGCGTCTTTGATCCAATTGCCCGTTGTGATTTTTTCGGTGGTGATCGGGGTGTTTGGGAAATTTGTGTGGAAGGAACAGAAGTTCGGAAGGACTTCCAAATAAATTCCCTGCTCGCAAACCTCTTGCGTTTGCGTAAATAATAACGTTCATTTTGGGGGGAAGGAAATCATTTGACGACATTGACCGTTACCAGGCGCGGAAGAAATTGTATAGCTTGCTTGACGAGGCCAACACTTCACATTCGCCGATTCTCATTGAAGGCAAACGCGGCGGAGCCGTATTAATCGGCGAGGAAGATTGGTCGGCGATCAAGGAAACTTTGTACTTGGCGTCGATTCCAGGAATGCGTGAATCCATAAAAGCAGGCATGAAAACACCCTTGCGGAAAACCAGCAAGGTCATAAAATGGTAAAGTGGCAGCTTTACTATACAAACAAGCTCTAAAAGACGCAAAAAAGATTTCAGCCGCAGGTCTGCGATATAACGTCGAAAATCTTCTGTCAATTTTAGAATCAAACCCCTTGCATACCCCACCCCCGTATGAAAAATTAATCGGGGATTTATCCGGCGCTTTTTCAAGAAGGATAAACATTCAACATCGGCTTGCGTATCAGGTTCTCAAAGAAGAGAAAGCCGTGAAAATTATTCGCATGTGGACGTAGTACGAATAAAATGAACGCCTGAAATAACAAAAGGGACAGACCCTTACCCGTCCTGCCCCTTTTCTAATTTATCAATCTTAAATTTTACTTGGTGACCATCACCCTCTTCACCACTTTCCTTCCATCCCCCAGCGACACCTTCACAAAATAGACTCCCGCGCCCGAAAGCGAAGCGTCCTTCACCAAATGCCATCCCCGCGCCTGCAGGCTCGCGGGCAAGTGCGTGATCACCTTTCCGTTCGCGGCGAGCAGGTCGACAGCCGCCACGCACGGGTCGCTCAGGTAATAGCGCACGGTCGAGCCAAACACTCCCACCTTCACAAAAGGCAGCGGCAAGGACGATTGGTACGGATTTTTCGTGGGCTGGTACGCGATGGACGTCGGGCTTCCCACGACAAACGTGGTCGAGCCGGCGGTGAGGCCCGGCGACGTGGCGTTGACCGTCACGGTCCCGGTCGTAAACATGGTCCGCACCGCCACCTTGCACTTTCCGCCCTCGATCAGCAGCTCCGGATCGCCGGGCGCGTGCCAGGTCTTGGACTGCGTGGCGTCAACATACTGGTCGGAGCCCCCGCGGTACTGGCCCGGACCGGTCACGCTCCAGGTGATGTTGCCGGTCGCGGTGGGGCACCAGACGTTGTTCGCGTCCTGGACCGTGGCGAGGATGAGCGCCGCGTCGGAGCCGTTTGCCTTGAACGTGAATACCTCGCCGTCGGGCTTTACAATATGCGGATCCACCGTGAGCTGGATGTGGTCGGGATTGCCGGCCGTCTTCTGCGTGTCGGCGCACACCACGTTTCCGTTTCCGTCAAGGCCCTGGGCGATAAGGGTTCCCGAGGCCCAGGCGACGTTGTCCCACCACACCTCGCAGGGAAGCTGGGTGGTGGTCTGGGTGTGGTCGCTGTTCGGCGCAACGCCGGTGAGCCCGTTGGGCGCCTTTGTTCCCACGGCGGTGCCGTTGAGCAGCAGCTTTACCTGCGGGCAGTTGGAGAACCCGTAGACGCGCACCGTGCCCGACCGGTTCCAATGGTTGCCGAGCTTCACCGCCGGTTTGGTGGCGAACGGGATCCAGCACGACTGGTAGCCATAGTACAGGAGCTTGGGGATGCGGTTGAAATCCATCATGGAGCATTCAAACGACCTGCACTTGGGATACGTCGCGGTGTTCTTGTACGGCAGCGAAATGCCGTCTTCGCCGGGCGTCTCCGACATGTACCACTGCGCCATGCCGAAGCAGTTTGCCGCACGGCTTTTCACCCAGTCGTTCATATAATCGGCGCAGAACGCGAGCTCGTAATCGTATTCGAACCGCGCCATCCTGCCGTAGTCGCTCCACCATTCGGCGCCCCAGGCCGGATTGTTGGGATACTGGTTCTTCACGCCGATTTCGCATCCGACAACCGTGCAGGAAAGAATGTAGCCGTTGGCGGGGTTGGGCGTTCGGTCGGCGATCACGTGCGTGTGGATGGGGTCCCACGTCGCCGCAAGCTGCTGAAGCGACTGCGCGAACCCGGTCGCGATGGGCCCGTTGCTGATTTCCCACGCGAGGATCGACGGATGGTTCCTGTCGCGGATGATCACGTCCCTCTGTATCTCGTACTTGAGCTGCCCCTTGCCGCCGTCGGTCGCCGACGCGCCGTTGAAAGCGCCCTCGCCTTCGCCGCTCGGCTGGATCAGCATGATGCCCTCGTTGTCGCAGGCCTCCACGAACCCGGGGCTGCACGACGAATGGCCGGGCCGCCACAGGCTGCCGCCGATGTCGGCGAGCAGCTTGGCGTCGCGCCACTCTACTTCGGGCGGCAGCGCGGTCGCGAGCGCGGGATAGTCGTAGCGCGCGGACGCGCCGTAGAGAAGGTGCTTGTGGCCGTTGAAATACGGGAAGTTCGCGTCCCACGTGATCACGTGGATGCCGTAATCGTCCGTGAACACGTCGACCGTGGTGCCGTTTACTTTCACGATATGATACACCTTGTGCATGTACGGCGTGCCGTACGGGCTGTTGTTGGGATACCACAGGTGCGGGTTGTTCACCGTGGCGGTCTGGTCGAACACGTACGCGGTGCCTGCGCCGATGGACTGTGTCGCGTCGCCGGTCCACACCACGTTGTTGTTGTACGCGTCAACGATTTTCGTGGTGAGCGTGACGTTGGCCGCCGCCGTCCCCTCGTTCTGCACGTTCGTCTTGATGTCGATGGCGGCCGACGACCCGTCTGTGGCCACGGACGTGGCCCCCACGTAGGTTCCCCACTGGCTGACGCATGAGTAAACGTTGAGGGGCACATGCACCTTGTCGGTGATGTGCATCCACACCGGCCGGAAAATGCCGGCGTCGCCCTGGCCGAACCGGAACACCTCCGAGAAGCCCGGGTCGTTGTAGAACCCCTGGCTTTTCGACACGCGCGCCGCGAGCACGTTGTCGGCGCCGCCGAATTTCACCAGATTGGTGACATCGACGACGAACCCGATGAATCCGACCACGTGGGTCGCCTGCGGGTTTTCGGAGCTGTTTCCCGGCAGGAACGTGCCGTTCATGAACACCTGGACTCCCACGTGCACGCCCTCGAACTCTATGAATATTTTCTTGTCCGCGTATTTGCTGTCGAGCGTGAAATGCTTCCGGTACCAGAACGGCCCGCCCTGCATCTCGCCGTCGCCACCGCCCGAGGCCTCGTTGAGAAACGATTCGGTGTCACACCAGGTATAGGGAATGCCGACGTCGGGATACGATGCATCGTTGAGTGCGGTGTCTTTTCCATTCGCCGGATCGGACCTGATGAATTTCCAGGGCGTCTCGCCCAGGTTGATCTTGACCCTGTTACTCGGTTCCCCGGTATAGGTTTGCGCGCCGACCAATACCGCGGTAAAAAGCAGCGCCGTCAGCGTCAGTACCATGGCTTTTTTGAACATGAAAGCCTCCCCCTTTTTGGAAAGAAAATTTTTATTTAAACGAATAAAAAAAATTCCGGCATGCCTTCTTCCTATATTTATGATACCTCAGGATAGTAAAAATATACCGTATCTTGACAGTTTTGTCAAAAATTATTGGAGCAATCTTTCCAGTAGGCCCGGATCATTTCGCACACTTCAGGCGCCGACGACGACCTGCTCACCCATACAATGCACAGTTCGTCCTTGCGCTGCTTCACCCACCGCGTGGCGATTTCCTGCTCCGGAAAGTCGTCCGGCGACGGCGGGAGCGCACCGCTGAAAAAGAATTTGTCAAGCTCTGTTTCCATTGCCGGGACGTCTCTGAAATCGGAAAAGAAAGGCCTGAGCAAGATTTTCTGGTTCTTCCTGAACCAGAACGACATGCCCTTTTCCTTCTCCGCGTGCGGCAGCAGCACGATGCAGTCGTCAAGCGGTAAAAACGCGCCCTTGCGTTCCGCGATCGCAAGCTGCGTGTTGAGCAGGGGCGCGTGCTTCCGGATGAGCCGGTATTCATAAATAAGGCCCTCCAGCTCGGAGCCGCATTCGTGCGTGACGAGCTTGTGCGATTCGGCGCGCAGCCGCGAGAGCTTTTCGGGCGATTCCTCGGAGTCGCGGAAATAGCTCATGAGCCTGCGCCTGAGATTGGACGCCTTGCCGATATACAGGTACGCGTCATTTTTGGCTTTAAAACCGTACACGCCGGGCGCGGCGGGCGCGGCCGCGATGTCATCGTACGAGAATTCCTTTCCCGAAAAGTCAACGCCCGCCAGATCGGTCCGCTCCTGTGCCTCCAGATGGGCGATGTCGCCGAGTCCCTGTTCGGTGAGGAGCCGTACGAGCTCCTGCACGCATTTTGCAAAGCATTCGCCGTGCTTATAGGCATAGGTGAGCTGCGGCGACGTCCCGAACAGCACCTTGTGGCATGCGTCAAGCGTGAGCGGCCGCGGGAGCGGCAGCTTGGCGCACACGAACATGGTGCTGACGAGAACGGCGCTGTCGTCGAGGAACGCGCCCGCCTCCTGGGCAAGCAGGCCGAACGCCGACTGTTGGCGCCATGAAAGGAACACGGGCCGCCGTTTTTCGCATGCGGCAGTCAGGACGCCGGCCTTCCGCTCCCGCGGCTCATCTTCGAACGGCGCGTCGCGCACGCTTCTTAAAAGCTCCTGCTCTTCAAACGGCAATGCCGAAGGATCCTCGAGCCAGCGCCCGGCAAGCAGCTGCGGCGCCTCTGCGACGGACCACACCGACGCATACACCGCCGCTTTCGGGTTGTTGGGCAGCGCAAGCAAATACGCCGCGGCCCACGGCGTCTCGGCCAGGGTGTAGCCGCCTTGCTGCGGAACGGCGAGCGCAGAGGCGTGCCAGAGATTGTCGCTGCCGAAAGAGCAGCGCCGGTCCTTTGAAAGAATCGCCAGTATCGCCGCGTGCGCAAGTTTTTCATCAGGGTTTTTGAATTTAAGGATCTCCCGCGCAAGGACCGCGGAAGAAACCCCGTCATGAGCCCTGACATAAGCGACCATTGCGTCGTGCATGAGAAACGCTTTCCGTGATTACTAATCTAGCGTAAGTGGTAATAATAAAGTTTGGGCGTTCCCCTCGCCTTCGTAAACTCAGGCTCGGGTCGGTCTCCCTCCGGGCTCGGCTGTTCGCCTCGTTGCCGGACCACCCGAAGTCGCCTTCAGCGAGGGGTCGGCCGGCAATTCGCCCTAGCTCACCCTCCGGTCCACCTAACGCTTGGCATCAGTCAAGTACCACTCTCGTTTTCCTGCCATCAGCGGTGCAACGGTGCGCGGAGGACAGGATGTGTCCGGCCATCCAGCCATTTTGTATTATTTACCTTATTAAAACTACCTTTATGTTTCACGGCGGAGCAACTTGCAGCGCGGTTCATCATCGCGCCCTATTTTACGCACCTCGCGACCGCGGCGGCTACGAGAACGGCTTGTCAAGCAATTTCATCGGCGTCATTTACACATCGTAGAAAAAATTGTTGCGCGGAGCGTTTCACGCTGTTATATTATAGGTCATTCAATCACCATCTCACGAGAGGAGAACCACCATCATGGCAAAAATCGGCAGAAGTCAGCTTGTCGCCCTGCAGAAAAAACTGAAGACCGACGCCGCGATCGGCGAGCGTTTCGGTATCACCCGTCAAGCGGTCCACCAGCTCCGCCAGAAATACCGCATCGAGTCCGTGATCGCCAAAAACGGCGAGCGCAACGCCAAAATCGCCAAGGCGCACAAGGCGGGCACGTCCGGAACGGCCCTGGCAAAAAAATACGATCTGTCGGTTTCGCAAACCTACCGCATCATCAAGGACGCAAAAAAAGGCAAGAAAAAATAATTTTGCCGCACCCTTCACCCGCAGCAAGGCTCATGACGATTTCATGAGCCTTGTTTTTTGAAAACGGCGCACCATGACACAACCCGAACACGCATCCGGCGGCGCAGGCCTCAGCCGCTCCATCACCATCGCGTCGGTCATCATGATGACCTCGGTCCTGATCAGCAGGGTGATGGGCCTCGTGCGCGAGCAGGTGCTGTCGGGATTTTTCGGCACCTCGCCCGAGATGAGCGCCTACGTCGCTTCGTTCCTCATCCCCGAAATGCTCAACCACCTGCTTGCGGGCGGATTCCTCGCCATCACCTTCATCCCCATTTTCCAGAAATACCTCGTGAGCGGCGAGCGCGAAAAATCATGGCGCGTGTTTTCGAACCTTCTCACGATCGGCACCGCGGTGATGGCCGTGCTGGTGGTGGCGGGCATGGTGTGGGCCGGGGCGGTCGTGGGGCTGCTCGGAAAGGGCGCCCCCAGCGAGCTCACCATCAGGCTCACCAGGATCATCATGCCCGCGCAGCTGTTCTTCTACTGGGGCGCGTTTCTCCTGGCCGTGCAGTATGCCAACCACCGGTTCTTTCTCCCCGCGCTGCTGCCGCTCTGCTACAACTTCGGCATCATCGCCATGGGGATTATCTGCCAGCATTTTTTCCATCTCGGGGTGGAAGGGTTCGCCTGGGGCGTCCTTGTCGGCGCGTTCGTCGGCAACGTGCTGGTGCAGCTGCCCGGCGCGTTCGCGGTGGGCATGCGCTTCCGCCCGCTCTTTAATGTAAAGGACCCCGACCTCAAGCGGTACGTGCTGCTCACCCTGCCGCTCATGCTCGGCATCGGCATGACGCTTTCCAACGAGCTCTTTTTCCGATACTTCGGCTCGTTTCTCCAGAAGGGCGCGCTCGCGAGCATCAACTATTCGCTGAGGACGACCATGATATTCGTCGGCGTGTTCGGCCAGGCCGCCGGCGTGGCCTCGTATCCTTTTCTGTCAAGGCTCGCCGCGGAGCGGCGGTTCGGCGAGATGAACGGCCTGCTCAACGGCATCACCAGAAACATCGCGGCCTTTCTCATTCCGTGCGTCGGCGTCATGATCCCGCTTTCGTCGCAGATCATCGCCGTTTTGTACCAGCACGGCCGTTTCGACGCCGCGTCAACGGCGGCGACGGCGCCGGTGCTCGCGGTGTACCTCATCGGCGCGCTCCCCATGGCCGCAAGCACCATCGTCATGCGCGGGTTCTTCGCGGAACAGAAAATGGTCTTTCCCATGCTGGTCACCACCGCGGTCGCGCTCCTCAGCATCCCGTGCTACGTTCTCTTCAGCGCGCGCTACGGGGCCATGGGCATCGCGCTCGCGTCCACCGTGGCGATGTCGGCACAGTTTCTTGTCCTTTACTGGTCGTGGGAAAAGCGGCACCGGTTCATCGCCGACTTTGCGGCCACCGTATTCTACATGGCGAAGGCCGCAGTTGTCGCCGCAGCCGGCTTTGCAATCTGCTTCGGCATCAAGGCGCTCGCGGCCCCGCACACGGGCTCAGCAACATTCATGCAGAACCTCGCGCTCGCCGCAGCGGCGGGATTTCCCGCGCTGGTCGCCGCGGCGGCCTGCCTGCATTTCGCCGGGATCGTTGATCTGCGCGAAACGGCGCTCCGGCTTCGTAAAAAAACTTGATACATTCTTATAAGAAAAATGTAATATCTCTTTACTTCCGGCATGTGCGTTGTTTAATTTATGGGGGCTTTTTTTACGTGAGGAGCGCAACCAGTACCTTGATAACACGGAACGATATCCTGTGACAGCAGCCGATCCCCGCCCGTCCTACAAACGGCACTATACAAAATCAAGGCCGGTGCTTTTCAGCGTAAGCGCCGCGGTCGTCGTCTGCGCCGCATTCGTCATCCACTCAAAGACAGCGGCCCCGCAAAAATCCGCGCCGCCCGCGGCCGCCGCTTCCGCGTCCGTCGACTCATCATGCCTGCTGCCGGTTGATAAATGGCTGAACAAGAAGTTCTTCGCGCTCAGGAAGCCGCCGATGTTCAGGAAATTCGGGTATGAACTGTACCTCACCAATAAACTTTCCGCGGCTACCGCCGCCGTCGATACCGCGACCGAGGCGGAAAAACACCACGCCCGCTATTCCCTGCTCGCCGGCAAAACGCTCACGGTGACCGGCGTTGAGAAAGCCGGGCCGGAACATCTCGTCACCTTCTCGGAAGATAAGGGCGGCCGCACCTATTTCGCCAAAACGCACAACGGCGCCATCGAGGGCATCGCCCGCAGCGACGATCTCGACGGCGCGGCGCGGCGCTGGGCCGGAACGACCGTGTATTCGCGCCGCAGGTTCATCGACACCTACGATTCGTCAACGGGCGCCTACGGCAGGATCAAGGTGAGGATCCAGGACGCCCTCAAGGTGACGGGCGTGTCGTGGGGGCTCGCGCCGCTTCCGCCCAAGCCGCTCTGGCTGAACGTGGAGACCGCCGCGCACGAAAAGGGGTTCATTCCGGTGTGCTTGACATGGGCGAATGTCATGAGCGACAAGATCAAACCGGGGCCGCCGTGGGCCGAGGAGCTGTTCGAGACGAACCCCACGACCCTTTACTCATGGGACAGCCTCACCTGGGCCGCCATCAACGGCCACACCATCGTGAGCGGCATGACCAAGGAGCAGGTGCAGGTGAGCTGGGGCCAGCCGCACAAGGTGACCCTCGACACGGCGCAGCGCGGCTGCAGGGAGCAATGGCTGTTCGGAACGCAATATTTGTGCTTCGATCACGATACCGTAACCTCGGTCGGCGCGCGGTGAAAATAAATACCGTATTGTAAATACGCCCGGGCCGCGGGTCGTTGTTGTTGTCAATTTATTTTTTACAAATTATGCACATCACTTTGTACCGGTATTATATTTAATCAATCCACCTTAAAAAAGGAGAGGTCATCATGGCCAGACTTACCAAACAGCAGCTTGTCGCACTTCAGAAAAAACTGGGAACCGATCAGGCAATAGGCGATAAAGTCGGTGTCACCCGCCAGGCGATCCATCAGCTGCGCAACAAATACGGCATCGATTCGCTCATCGCGAAGAACGCCGAGAGAAACAAGAAAATCGTCGGCAATTACAAGGGCGGCAAGACGGGAACCGACATCGCAAAGAAATTCGACCTGTCCGTCTCGCAGACCTACCGCATCATTAGCCTTGCGGGAAAAAAGAAGAAGTAACGAACCTTTTATCGGCGATTGAATAACCGAGTTGCGTCCACATGGTGGTTCCGGGAATACTGCCATGTGGATTTTTTTTACTGTTTCTGCAATTTCCATTCTATCGGTAATGTAATTATCATTTGATGGGGGAAGTCTCCCCCGGCTTCCGCCGCGCCGCATATCCACTATAAAAAGTCAACCGGCGCGGCGGCGATCCGGGGGCACACCCCCTCTTTGGCGCCGATGCCTTTAGGGCTGGCGATCATTCGAGTGGCTGTCGTTACGTCAGTGGTAATAGAGAGTTCACACGATGGAAGAAGAAATATTGTAAGGGCATAAGTCAATAACGATCTCATTTCAGCACTTGCAAACAGAAGCATTATAAGTTAATTGGTTGACTGCTGATATCTTGTTCGTCAATAAAACATCTTGCCCATTATCAGGTCAAGTTGAACTTATCCATATGCCTCTTGTCTCCATCATCATTCCAACCTATAATCGCGCCGGGCTTGTCACCCGAGCCGTATGGTCGGTATTGTCCCAAACGTTTAACGATTACGAATGCATCGTGGCGGATGACGCGTCAACCGACAACACGGCCGACCTCGCCATTTTCACAAAGCCGCCGCCAAGGCTCAGGTATATCCGGCTTGACAATCATTCCGGCGTGTCAAACGCGCGAAATTCAGGCGTTGCCGCGTCATCGGGCCGATGGATCGCGTTTCTGGATTCCGACGATGAATGGTTTCCCCGAAAGCTGGAAAAACAGGTGCAGTGGCACCGCCATCATCCGGGCTTCGCCATTTCCCAGACAAAGGAGGTCTGGGTCAGGCGCGGCAGAAGGGTCAACCCGCCCAAAACGCACGAAAAGAAAGAAGGATATATTTTTGAGCAGAGCCTCAAGCGGTGCATGGTGACGCCTTCGTCGGTGATGCTTGCGCGCAGCCTGTTCCTTGACACCGGCGGGTTCGACGAATCGCTTCCTGCCTGTGAAGACTACGATTTGTGGCTCAGGATCACCTGCCGCTTTCCGGTGGGGCTTGTCAACGAATACCTTCTCAGCCGGTACGGCGGACACGGCGACCAGCTTTCGGCGACGGTCGCGGCGCTTGACCGGTTCCGCATCCGGAGCATGAAGAACTTGCTGGATTCAAACAGCCTTTCGCCCGGGCAAATAGTACTTGCGAGAATGGAAATCGTCAGAAAGGCCGTTATTGTCGCAAACGGATATAAAAAGAGGGGAAACCGGGAGGAATATGAGCGTTACTCGCAGATCGCAAAGTCCTTTTCAATCGGAGCCTGAGGTTCTCACCCTTTCGCGGGCAAACCGGTTCGAAAAGATTTCACTCCGTAATATTTTCCTGCCAAAAGACCTGCATGATGAAACCGCGCTTTCGCGGCAATTGCCCGCCGCCCAGCTCCTCAACCCCATTCTGGTTTCGAAAAGCGATTCGGGGACATATGAAATACTCGACGGATGCAAACGTTTTAAAACCATGAAGCAAAAAAAAATCAAGGAACGCATCTGCGGTATCCTTCCATCTCTTGATACCAGACAAAAAGGCCTGGTGAGGGTTCTTCTCAACAGGGGAAGGGCATTAAGCATGAAAGAACAATTTCTTTTTTATTCCTGGCTGACAACGTCAGCGGGGATTAAGGAAAAAGATGACCTCCGGCGGTTTCTTGACATTCCACGAAATCAAATGAACGATTTGGACGAACTGCTCGCCAGTCCCGGCGATGTCCGCGACGCGGTGTTCGAAAACAGGCTGCATGCCGCAAATGCCGCCGAGTTCCGGCTGCTTTCAGGAAAAGACCGGAAGAAGTTTCTGGAACTTTTTGCCGGCCTCGATCTTTCATTCCAGACGGAACGCGAATTCGTCCAATGGATGTCGGAAATAGTCCGCAATCAAAACAGCGGAATAAAGGATTTTTCAGGATTTGCGGAAATCGCATTCATCAAAAAAAACGGCGCCATCAATGCGCCTCAGAAAATCCAGAGGATAAATTCCTATCTTCGAGGCCTTCGGTTTCCGCGTTACGAAAACGCCCGCAGAAAATGGGAGGGGCTCGCGGCGAGCGTCAATCCCGATCCGTCAAAAGTGAGCTTTATGGCAAGCCCCTATTTTGAGAAAAACCGGCTGGAGGTGCGGCTGGTTTTTTCAAAACCGCAGGAGGCCGCGGGTATCCTGAAAAAGCTGTGCGATATACCGGAGAGCGCCTGGTCAAGCCTTATCAGCCCGCACGAACTTTAGGTTCATGGTGAAATGGTACTTTCCCTTGAAATTAGTTATATTAAGGGCTGCCATTTGGTTGAGTCCTTCTTCCAATGGGAACATGTTCATGAGATCTCACTTCGTGCCGATGTGCATGGGACGCGCGGATGGCCCGGGCGATCCGTCGGTAATCACCCCTGTTTTTCTTTCAGCGACGCCAATCTGACCTTACCCTTGCCGAAGGAATACCCGATGTTCCGAACTGTCATGGGCTTTCTGCAACATCATGGATTTCACCTCATGTTGACCGGCCTTGCCGTCATCGGGATCTGCGCCTTATTCTTCGTCGTTGCCGTGAACGGGCACCATATGACCCTTGCCCTTAAAAACAGGATATTTTTTATCGCATTCGGAGGGCTCATCATTTACGCCGTCGGCAGGGTGCTGGCGTTTCTCGAAAACAGAAGGCAAAGAGCCGAGCCTGAACCCGGCGGCGGCAAGGATCCAGCGTGAAAATCCAAGACATCCTGCAAAAAAACAGCATCATCACCAACCTTGAGCCCACGGACAAGACCGCGCTGCTGTCCCAGATGGGAAAATACCTGGCGTCGCTGTACGACCTGAGGGACCAGGACCTCATCGTGCGGAAGATCCTCGACCGCGAAGCCGAGATGTCAACCGGCATCGGCTTCGGCATCGCGATCCCGCATGCGCGCATCGAGGGCATCGACCGCGTGTACATGGCCGCGGGCCGGAGCGTGAAGGGCATCGACTTCAACGCCATCGACGAACAGCCCGTGCACCTGGTGTTCATGATGCTGTCGCCCGCCAGCGCCTCGAGCCAGTACACCCAGCTCCTTTCTTCTCTGTCAAGGGTCATGTCGTACGAGGAGATCCGCAGCAGCCTCGTGGAGACCGATGACCCGGAAAAGTTCCTGGAGGTCATCATCCGTGGGGAGAACAAGTACGTCGAATAGCCTCGGGCGTCACGACGTCTTCAATGCATCAATCGACATCTCCCGAAGCATTTCCCCTTATCTATATATCACCGCCCCGTTTCTCACCTGAATCACCTTGTCCTCCACCAGCCTGCTCACCATTTCCTCCGCTTCGGTCTCGCTTATCTTTCTCCTGCATATGCTCACGATCTGGTTCCGCAGGGTCTTCCTGTTCTTCGGTTTTTGCGCCTTTGCATTCGCCAGTTTCCCCTTGACAAGCGTATACCAGTCCTCCGTTCCGCCGCCGCCGGGTTTTGCCGCGGGCGCCGCCGGTCTGCCCGCGGGCGCGGCGGGTTTTACGGCCGGGGCGGCCGTTCTTTGCAGCGCCAGGTCGGCGATGGACGGCGCCACCCTGCACGGTATGCCCTCGACCTGGCTTAAAAAGTCCGCGAGCACCTTGAACCCCGTGTCCCGTGAAATGATGTGGAAGGAGGGGTCCGGAATCTCCCTTGAGAGTTTCCCGATGAAGTAGGCGATGTGGAAATCGGCCGCGTTTTTGCCCTGGCCCTTTATGGTGACGAGCTCGAATTTCTCTTTGCCGAACTCGAGCGCGAGCCGGGTGAATTCGCTGGTGAACTTCTGGTTTTCGGCGTGAAAGACCTTTATCAGCACGTCGTGCGAAAGCAGCGGCCTCAGGTTGTGTTTCTGGACGTTCTCGTAGTCGATGAGGATGATGTGTTTCTTCATGAAATCCTTTCCGCGGCCTTCCCTTGTCAGAGTATACCGTGCATCCCGGGGGAATGCAATGGAATCCGTTTCGGCGCGTTAATTCTTGCCATGATTTTAAAAGATATTGATGGCTGCCCGGCGGGGGCCGACAGGCAAAATATAAATGACGCAACTTCCACAATAATAATCTGAAAGCGCGTTCACGAGCGGCTCGTC is a window of Chitinivibrionales bacterium DNA encoding:
- a CDS encoding DUF4982 domain-containing protein, whose amino-acid sequence is MFKKAMVLTLTALLFTAVLVGAQTYTGEPSNRVKINLGETPWKFIRSDPANGKDTALNDASYPDVGIPYTWCDTESFLNEASGGGDGEMQGGPFWYRKHFTLDSKYADKKIFIEFEGVHVGVQVFMNGTFLPGNSSENPQATHVVGFIGFVVDVTNLVKFGGADNVLAARVSKSQGFYNDPGFSEVFRFGQGDAGIFRPVWMHITDKVHVPLNVYSCVSQWGTYVGATSVATDGSSAAIDIKTNVQNEGTAAANVTLTTKIVDAYNNNVVWTGDATQSIGAGTAYVFDQTATVNNPHLWYPNNSPYGTPYMHKVYHIVKVNGTTVDVFTDDYGIHVITWDANFPYFNGHKHLLYGASARYDYPALATALPPEVEWRDAKLLADIGGSLWRPGHSSCSPGFVEACDNEGIMLIQPSGEGEGAFNGASATDGGKGQLKYEIQRDVIIRDRNHPSILAWEISNGPIATGFAQSLQQLAATWDPIHTHVIADRTPNPANGYILSCTVVGCEIGVKNQYPNNPAWGAEWWSDYGRMARFEYDYELAFCADYMNDWVKSRAANCFGMAQWYMSETPGEDGISLPYKNTATYPKCRSFECSMMDFNRIPKLLYYGYQSCWIPFATKPAVKLGNHWNRSGTVRVYGFSNCPQVKLLLNGTAVGTKAPNGLTGVAPNSDHTQTTTQLPCEVWWDNVAWASGTLIAQGLDGNGNVVCADTQKTAGNPDHIQLTVDPHIVKPDGEVFTFKANGSDAALILATVQDANNVWCPTATGNITWSVTGPGQYRGGSDQYVDATQSKTWHAPGDPELLIEGGKCKVAVRTMFTTGTVTVNATSPGLTAGSTTFVVGSPTSIAYQPTKNPYQSSLPLPFVKVGVFGSTVRYYLSDPCVAAVDLLAANGKVITHLPASLQARGWHLVKDASLSGAGVYFVKVSLGDGRKVVKRVMVTK
- a CDS encoding nucleotide excision repair endonuclease, whose protein sequence is MHDAMVAYVRAHDGVSSAVLAREILKFKNPDEKLAHAAILAILSKDRRCSFGSDNLWHASALAVPQQGGYTLAETPWAAAYLLALPNNPKAAVYASVWSVAEAPQLLAGRWLEDPSALPFEEQELLRSVRDAPFEDEPRERKAGVLTAACEKRRPVFLSWRQQSAFGLLAQEAGAFLDDSAVLVSTMFVCAKLPLPRPLTLDACHKVLFGTSPQLTYAYKHGECFAKCVQELVRLLTEQGLGDIAHLEAQERTDLAGVDFSGKEFSYDDIAAAPAAPGVYGFKAKNDAYLYIGKASNLRRRLMSYFRDSEESPEKLSRLRAESHKLVTHECGSELEGLIYEYRLIRKHAPLLNTQLAIAERKGAFLPLDDCIVLLPHAEKEKGMSFWFRKNQKILLRPFFSDFRDVPAMETELDKFFFSGALPPSPDDFPEQEIATRWVKQRKDELCIVWVSRSSSAPEVCEMIRAYWKDCSNNF
- the murJ gene encoding murein biosynthesis integral membrane protein MurJ, whose product is MTQPEHASGGAGLSRSITIASVIMMTSVLISRVMGLVREQVLSGFFGTSPEMSAYVASFLIPEMLNHLLAGGFLAITFIPIFQKYLVSGEREKSWRVFSNLLTIGTAVMAVLVVAGMVWAGAVVGLLGKGAPSELTIRLTRIIMPAQLFFYWGAFLLAVQYANHRFFLPALLPLCYNFGIIAMGIICQHFFHLGVEGFAWGVLVGAFVGNVLVQLPGAFAVGMRFRPLFNVKDPDLKRYVLLTLPLMLGIGMTLSNELFFRYFGSFLQKGALASINYSLRTTMIFVGVFGQAAGVASYPFLSRLAAERRFGEMNGLLNGITRNIAAFLIPCVGVMIPLSSQIIAVLYQHGRFDAASTAATAPVLAVYLIGALPMAASTIVMRGFFAEQKMVFPMLVTTAVALLSIPCYVLFSARYGAMGIALASTVAMSAQFLVLYWSWEKRHRFIADFAATVFYMAKAAVVAAAGFAICFGIKALAAPHTGSATFMQNLALAAAAGFPALVAAAACLHFAGIVDLRETALRLRKKT
- a CDS encoding glycosyltransferase family 2 protein; the encoded protein is MPLVSIIIPTYNRAGLVTRAVWSVLSQTFNDYECIVADDASTDNTADLAIFTKPPPRLRYIRLDNHSGVSNARNSGVAASSGRWIAFLDSDDEWFPRKLEKQVQWHRHHPGFAISQTKEVWVRRGRRVNPPKTHEKKEGYIFEQSLKRCMVTPSSVMLARSLFLDTGGFDESLPACEDYDLWLRITCRFPVGLVNEYLLSRYGGHGDQLSATVAALDRFRIRSMKNLLDSNSLSPGQIVLARMEIVRKAVIVANGYKKRGNREEYERYSQIAKSFSIGA